Proteins encoded in a region of the Prunus persica cultivar Lovell chromosome G4, Prunus_persica_NCBIv2, whole genome shotgun sequence genome:
- the LOC18780227 gene encoding protein ROOT HAIR DEFECTIVE 3 homolog 2 encodes MEEDCCATQLIYGDGEFNADGLDRFVKEVKLAECGVSYGVVAIVGPRSSGKSTLQDHLFNSKFREMNANSVRSQTTKGIWIAKCVGIEPCTIAMDLESTDGSERGQDDTAFEKQSALFALAVSDIVLINIKGYSNYALIINAPQPQLMRQEMFKRSLDEQDKPFLETFFQVMMSFGIPRKTMFMFVIHDNSKTPFQHWHPGLRKFILNVLFSKALEEIWNGVPKPQAYKSTRFSDFFSEEVVVMPSYEEKEKFKEEVAQLRQRFSHSISPGGFAGDRRGVVPASGFSFSAQQIWKVIKDNKDLDLHAHKVMVATVRCEEIANQKFNKLINDGGWLALKEAVQTGPVQGFGKRLSSIVGTYLSEYDIEAIYFDEGARNSKRQLLESKALDFVYPTYTTMLGHVRSKALEDFKVRLEESLNKREGFTSSVRTCTQSSMLEFDEGCADAAIQQANWDSSRVRKKLQRDIDAYASSVCSAKLSKLNGNYEKQLSASLTGPVEALLETSGKDTWASIRKLLNRETEFTISKFSAAVADFELDKETIAQLLQHLRDYSRNVVEKIAREEATKIMIHMKDRFFTVFNYNSDSMPRVWTEKVDIRSITKDARSASMKLLAVMAAIRLDEKPDNIEKVLFSTLMDGIVSVSSSQDRRIGASADPLASSTWEEVSLENTLITPVQCKSLWVEFKTETEYSVIEAISVQEAYKRSNNWLPPPWAIMVMVVHGFNQFMLLLK; translated from the exons ATGGAGGAAGATTGCTGCGCCACGCAACTCATCTATGGAGATGGTGAGTTTAATGCTGATGGGCTCGACAGGTTCGTCAAGGAAGTGAAGCTTGCTGAGTGTGGAGTCTCCTATGGTGTTGTTGCCATCGTGGGTCCTCGGAGCAGCG GGAAGAGCACTTTACAGGACCATTTGTTCAACAGTAAGTTTAGGGAGATGAATGCAAACAGTGTAAG GAGCCAAACTACGAAGGGTATATGGATAGCCAAGTGTGTTGGCATTGAGCCTTGCACGATTGCCATGGATTTGGAGAGTACTGATGGCAGCGAGAGAGGCCAG GATGATACTGCATTCGAGAAGCAAAGCGCCCTATTTGCCCTGGCAGTTTCAGACATTGTGCTGATAAATAT CAAAGGCTATTCAAATTATGCACTCATAATTAATGCTCCTCAACCACAACTGATGAGGCAGGAAATGTTCAAAAG GTCTCTTGACGAGCAAGACAAACCTTTTCTTGAAACATTTTTTCAG GTCATGATGAGCTTTGGCATCCCCCGTAAAACGATGTTTATGTTTGTTATACATGATAATTCAAAG ACCCCGTTTCAACATTGGCACCCTGGTTTGAGGAAATTTATACTGAATGTATTATTCAGTAAAGCGCTAGAGGAA ATATGGAATGGAGTTCCGAAGCCCCAAGCCTATAAAAGTACCCGCTTCAGTGATTTCTTTAGT GAAGAAGTAGTTGTTATGCCTAGTtatgaagagaaggagaagtttAAGGAGGAG GTTGCTCAACTGAGGCAGCGGTTTTCCCATTCTATTTCTCCAGGAGGGTTTGCTGGTGATAGAAGGGGTGTTGTCCCTGCCTCAGGATTTTCCTTTAGCGCACAACAGATTTGGAAAGTAATCAAAGACAACAAGGACCTGGATCTTCATGCTCACAAG gttatGGTTGCCACTGTTCGGTGTGAAGAGATTGCCAACCagaaatttaataaattgatCAATGATGGG GGTTGGTTGGCATTGAAAGAAGCTGTCCAAACTGGTCCTGTACAAGGTTTTGGTAAACGGCTTAGCTCCATTGTAGGCACCTATCTTTCTGA ATATGACATAGAGGCCATCTACTTTGACGAAGGTGCAAGGAACTCAAAACGACAACTGTTGGAGTCAAAAGCGTTGGAT TTTGTTTACCCTACGTACACAACCATGTTGGGACATGTACGTTCTAAAGCGCTTGAAGATTTTAAAGTGAGGTTGGAAGAATCGTTAAACAAAAGAGAAGGATTTACTTCATCTGTTCGTACCTGTACTCAGTCTTCCATGCTTGAGTTTGACGAAGGATGTGCAG ATGCGGCCATACAACAAGCTAATTGGGATTCTTCAAGAGTTCGCAAAAAACTTCAACGTGATATAGATGCATATGCATCATCCGTTTGTAGTGCAAAGTTGTCAAAATTGAATGGCAACTATGAG aaaCAACTGTCTGCATCTTTAACGGGACCAGTAGAAGCTCTACTTGAAACTAGTGGCAAAGACACTTGGGCTTCAATAAGAAAACTTCTTAATCGTGAAACTGAATTTACAATATCAAAGTTTTCAGCTGCAGTTGCCGATTTTGAGTTGGACAAAGAAACAATTGCCCAACTGTTACAACATTTAAGGGATTACTCAAGGAATGTGGTGGAGAAAATTGCAAGAGAAGAGGCTACAAAAATTATGATCCACATGAAGGATCG GTTTTTCACAGTCTTCAATTATAACAGTGATTCAATGCCTCGGGTTTGGACAGAGAAAGTAGACATTAGAAGTATTACGAAGGATGCTCGCTCTGCG TCTATGAAGCTTTTGGCCGTCATGGCTGCTATCCGCTTGGATGAGAAGCCAGATAATATTGaaaaagttttattttctacTCTGATGGATGGAATTGTTAGTGTTTCATCTTCACAAGATAGGAGAATAGGAGCTTCTGCAGACCCTCTTGCCTCAAGCACTTGGGAAGAG GTTTCTTTAGAGAATACCTTAATTACTCCAGTGCAGTGCAAGTCCTTGTGGGTAGAGTTCAAAACAGAGACTGAGTATAGTGTCATTGAAGCTATTTCAGTGCAG GAGGCTTACAAGCGAAGTAACAACTGGTTGCCTCCTCCGTGGGCTATTATGGTGATGGTCGTTCATGGTTTCAACCAATTTATGCTCCTTTTAAAGTAA